From a single Paraburkholderia youngii genomic region:
- a CDS encoding sugar-binding protein has product MKKLWMCLAAAGGLAMLASPGFAADKTLALVVKGLDNPYFDLMHQGCERANKELNKQGYNCYYTGPATAADESAQVQIIDDLLTKGVASMAISPANAPAVAEVLRRRGGSVPVITADADLLPKDASLRKSYVGTDNYELGAKLGEQLKMLMPKGGNVCLVMGNPAAENINQRAQGARDVLSGKKGVTKLAGENGWHEISGCPLYVNDDAAKANQMMQDTLTANPTGLDAFLLAGGWPLFAPQAFSQVVAPIMDKIKNGKFVIVSADTLGPELQALKDRKVNVLVGQRPEEMGYRAAMVMRDLAEGKSVPPVIHTGLDVCTWKNADTCLKH; this is encoded by the coding sequence ATGAAAAAACTGTGGATGTGTCTTGCTGCGGCTGGAGGACTCGCGATGCTGGCGTCCCCGGGCTTTGCGGCCGATAAGACCCTTGCGCTGGTCGTCAAGGGTCTCGACAACCCGTACTTCGACCTTATGCATCAGGGATGCGAACGGGCGAACAAGGAACTCAACAAGCAAGGCTACAACTGTTATTACACCGGTCCCGCGACCGCGGCCGACGAGAGCGCGCAGGTGCAGATCATCGACGACCTGCTGACCAAGGGCGTCGCGAGCATGGCGATCTCGCCCGCGAACGCGCCGGCTGTGGCGGAGGTGCTGCGCCGCCGCGGCGGATCGGTCCCGGTCATCACTGCGGATGCCGATCTGCTGCCGAAGGATGCGTCGCTGCGCAAGAGCTATGTCGGCACCGACAACTACGAGCTGGGCGCCAAGCTTGGCGAGCAGTTGAAGATGCTGATGCCGAAAGGCGGCAACGTCTGCCTCGTGATGGGCAATCCGGCAGCGGAGAACATCAATCAGCGGGCCCAGGGCGCACGCGACGTGCTATCCGGCAAGAAAGGCGTCACCAAGCTCGCTGGCGAGAACGGCTGGCATGAGATCAGTGGCTGTCCGCTCTACGTGAACGACGACGCCGCGAAGGCGAACCAGATGATGCAGGACACGCTGACCGCCAACCCCACGGGCCTCGACGCCTTTCTGCTGGCGGGCGGCTGGCCGCTCTTCGCTCCGCAGGCCTTTTCGCAGGTCGTCGCCCCGATCATGGACAAGATCAAAAACGGCAAATTCGTGATCGTCTCGGCTGACACGCTCGGGCCCGAACTGCAGGCGCTCAAGGACCGCAAGGTGAATGTGCTCGTCGGCCAGCGGCCCGAGGAAATGGGCTACCGCGCCGCGATGGTCATGCGTGACCTCGCGGAAGGGAAGTCCGTGCCTCCGGTCATTCACACGGGACTCGACGTCTGCACGTGGAAGAACGCCGACACTTGCCTGAAGCATTGA
- a CDS encoding SRPBCC family protein, with translation MKWPSKWMSAVLAVVAVAALLAVPLPRLVNLTTRIATVISIERPDTVVFDYVTTPAHWPRWHPSSLSVRGAIDHSLNVGEQVAEEFRVAGRRGSVLWTVAVRDRPRKWAIVGTIDGKPAGTVSYALTPVASGTRFEREFVYRAPTLWFAVLNVLFVRTRIQQESDEAVARLKKALETMP, from the coding sequence ATGAAATGGCCATCGAAATGGATGAGCGCGGTCCTGGCAGTCGTCGCGGTCGCTGCACTGCTTGCCGTCCCGTTGCCTCGGCTGGTCAATCTTACGACGAGGATTGCCACCGTGATCTCGATCGAGCGACCGGATACGGTGGTTTTCGACTACGTAACGACACCCGCTCACTGGCCCCGCTGGCATCCGTCTTCGCTATCGGTAAGAGGGGCGATCGACCACTCGTTAAACGTTGGTGAACAGGTTGCGGAAGAATTTCGCGTGGCGGGTCGCCGGGGAAGCGTCCTGTGGACCGTCGCCGTACGGGACCGTCCGCGCAAATGGGCGATTGTCGGCACGATAGACGGGAAGCCAGCAGGCACAGTGAGCTACGCTCTGACGCCCGTAGCGTCCGGGACACGATTCGAGCGCGAGTTCGTGTACCGCGCACCGACACTGTGGTTTGCGGTGTTAAATGTCTTGTTCGTTCGAACGAGAATCCAGCAGGAATCCGACGAGGCAGTCGCGCGACTGAAGAAAGCATTGGAAACAATGCCGTAG
- a CDS encoding carbohydrate ABC transporter permease: MSTAAMQSASNPAGPERSRGSLAGRLGERVMLGAVVLLALVWIAPLVWVFALSFKPNAFLQQHTDVLFSPPFTLQNYASIIGTSAVGGWLVNSAIVALGQTLLTLVIASLAGYGFARTTFPGKRWLYVVCLAGLAVPEQALVIPLHSLFASLDWHNTYGALIMPRLASPFGVYLMTQYFKAVPVEIEEAALLDNASRFKVFWRIVLPLSIPAQATLAIFTFLSAWNDYLWPLVSASKPEMYTLTIGLASTQGNFAQSEGIGYLMAQAVFAGLPIFVLYLFFQKYIVAAVAGTTVR; encoded by the coding sequence ATGAGTACCGCCGCAATGCAATCCGCTTCGAATCCGGCCGGTCCCGAACGTTCGCGCGGTTCGTTAGCCGGTCGTCTCGGCGAGCGCGTGATGCTGGGCGCCGTGGTGCTGCTCGCGCTCGTGTGGATCGCGCCGCTGGTCTGGGTGTTCGCGCTGTCGTTCAAGCCGAACGCCTTCCTGCAGCAGCATACCGATGTGCTGTTCTCGCCGCCGTTCACGCTGCAGAACTACGCCAGCATCATCGGCACCTCAGCTGTCGGCGGCTGGTTGGTCAACAGCGCGATCGTCGCGCTGGGCCAGACCCTGCTGACGCTCGTCATCGCGTCGCTCGCTGGCTACGGCTTCGCGCGCACGACCTTTCCAGGCAAGCGCTGGCTTTACGTGGTCTGCCTCGCCGGGCTCGCGGTTCCCGAGCAGGCGCTCGTGATTCCGCTGCATAGCCTGTTCGCGTCGCTCGACTGGCACAACACCTATGGCGCACTGATCATGCCGCGGCTCGCGTCACCGTTCGGCGTGTACCTGATGACCCAGTACTTCAAGGCCGTGCCGGTCGAAATCGAGGAAGCCGCGCTGCTCGACAACGCGTCGCGCTTCAAGGTGTTCTGGCGCATCGTGCTGCCGCTGTCGATTCCGGCACAGGCGACGCTTGCGATCTTCACCTTCCTCAGCGCGTGGAACGACTACCTGTGGCCGCTCGTGTCGGCGTCGAAGCCGGAGATGTATACGTTGACGATCGGCCTGGCATCGACGCAAGGCAATTTCGCGCAGTCCGAGGGCATTGGCTACCTGATGGCGCAAGCCGTGTTCGCGGGCCTGCCGATCTTCGTGCTGTACCTGTTTTTCCAGAAGTACATCGTGGCCGCCGTTGCGGGCACCACGGTGCGCTGA
- a CDS encoding extracellular solute-binding protein has product MKRSLVRGALLLALLSLTAGLAAPAQAKTEITLSRFFGACDAEYGNVNDVSKAAGECGIITTLVNEFNATNKEDIVVKPQIIEWSPYYTQIDARILSHDVPTISVMHEAVLGDYVKRKLVEPLDTGFKSVGIDTKDFTDHARRGVTFDDKTYALPFDTHSWLWHININLFRKAGLVDASGKPILPSTPDELLKQAKQFKDKTGLPYLTMPIANESAAQTRSLYTMVYQQNGTLFPSGPTKIDPRVKPVTNALQLLDGLMKAGDITPNLDYGASNQAFMNGKAGVLICGTWVIEDLTNLSKKADSPLANNGYEVVPFPNLFQKKAVWADGHSWVMLKGGAKDDKSRHAAFVFLKFLYDHDADWARTGHLPARQSVVDSAAFNALPHRAEIKEISSTGYALPNTVPRQFAIQEIVGSEVSNMLTSGKPIAAVEQDAQDRVNKLLSR; this is encoded by the coding sequence ATGAAGAGATCGCTCGTACGCGGTGCGCTTTTGCTTGCCTTGCTGAGTCTGACGGCCGGCCTCGCGGCTCCCGCTCAGGCCAAAACCGAAATTACGCTATCGCGCTTTTTCGGCGCCTGCGACGCTGAATACGGCAATGTGAACGACGTGAGCAAGGCCGCGGGTGAGTGCGGAATCATCACGACGCTGGTCAATGAGTTCAATGCGACGAACAAGGAAGACATCGTCGTCAAGCCGCAGATCATCGAATGGTCTCCTTACTATACGCAGATCGATGCGCGCATTCTGAGTCACGACGTACCGACGATCTCGGTCATGCACGAAGCAGTGCTCGGCGACTATGTGAAGCGCAAGCTCGTCGAACCGCTCGACACCGGGTTCAAATCGGTGGGGATCGATACGAAGGACTTCACGGATCACGCGCGCCGCGGCGTCACGTTCGACGACAAAACCTACGCGTTGCCGTTCGACACGCATTCGTGGCTGTGGCATATCAACATCAATCTGTTCAGGAAGGCGGGTCTCGTCGACGCGAGCGGCAAGCCGATCCTGCCGAGCACGCCCGACGAACTGCTGAAGCAGGCGAAACAGTTCAAGGACAAGACCGGTCTGCCGTACCTCACGATGCCGATCGCCAACGAGAGCGCCGCGCAGACCCGCTCGTTGTACACGATGGTCTATCAGCAGAACGGTACGCTCTTCCCGTCGGGCCCGACAAAAATCGATCCGCGCGTCAAGCCCGTGACCAATGCGCTGCAATTGCTGGATGGGCTGATGAAGGCGGGCGATATCACCCCGAACCTCGACTACGGTGCGTCGAACCAGGCGTTCATGAACGGCAAGGCAGGGGTGCTGATCTGCGGCACATGGGTGATCGAGGACTTGACCAATCTGTCGAAGAAAGCCGATTCGCCGCTCGCCAACAACGGCTACGAGGTCGTGCCGTTCCCGAACCTGTTCCAGAAGAAAGCGGTGTGGGCCGATGGCCACTCATGGGTCATGCTCAAGGGCGGCGCGAAAGACGACAAGAGCCGCCACGCCGCGTTCGTGTTCCTCAAGTTCCTCTACGACCACGACGCCGACTGGGCCCGCACCGGGCATCTGCCGGCGCGGCAGTCGGTCGTCGATAGCGCGGCGTTCAACGCGTTGCCGCATCGCGCGGAGATCAAGGAGATCTCGTCCACCGGCTATGCGCTGCCGAACACGGTGCCGCGCCAGTTCGCGATTCAGGAGATCGTCGGCAGCGAGGTCAGCAACATGTTGACCTCGGGCAAGCCGATCGCCGCCGTCGAACAGGATGCGCAAGATCGCGTCAACAAGCTGCTGTCCAGGTAG
- a CDS encoding ABC transporter permease produces MFWVVLATIVACIALSIATSTFATSENLFNVTRNFAFVAIVALGMMAVIVTGGIDISVGSTIGISGIVLSVVMNAGYPIWAGIGMGLLTAGLVGLVNGLLIAYLGMQPFVVTLAMLSVGRSLALVISRSRTIFDFGPDGSKLLALGGGATLGVANPVWFLILLGLLFWFAFGWTRWGRYVFAIGGNRHAATLTGVPVRRIVCSVYVLCGLMAGVAAILEVGWLGAVTTGLGTGDELRVIAATVVGGTNLIGGVGSAFGTIVGAALIEVIRNSLILLGVDAFWQGTVVGSFIVVAVLFNRLGGERQAD; encoded by the coding sequence GTGTTCTGGGTCGTTCTGGCAACGATCGTTGCCTGTATCGCCCTATCGATTGCGACCTCGACCTTCGCGACCTCCGAGAATCTTTTCAACGTTACGCGAAACTTCGCCTTCGTCGCCATCGTGGCGCTGGGAATGATGGCGGTGATCGTCACGGGCGGCATCGACATTTCGGTTGGCTCGACCATCGGCATCAGCGGTATCGTGCTCTCGGTCGTCATGAACGCGGGCTACCCGATCTGGGCCGGCATCGGCATGGGACTATTGACCGCCGGGCTGGTCGGCCTCGTCAACGGCTTGCTGATCGCGTATCTCGGCATGCAGCCTTTCGTCGTGACGCTCGCCATGCTGAGCGTCGGCCGCAGCCTCGCACTCGTGATTTCCCGCAGCCGGACCATTTTCGATTTCGGCCCCGACGGCAGCAAACTCCTCGCGCTCGGCGGCGGCGCCACGCTCGGCGTCGCCAATCCGGTGTGGTTCCTGATCCTGCTTGGGCTGTTGTTCTGGTTCGCGTTCGGCTGGACGCGCTGGGGCCGCTACGTGTTCGCGATCGGCGGCAACCGTCATGCGGCGACTCTCACCGGCGTACCGGTACGCCGCATCGTTTGCAGCGTCTACGTGCTCTGCGGCCTGATGGCGGGCGTCGCGGCGATTCTCGAAGTCGGCTGGCTGGGCGCAGTCACGACAGGCCTCGGCACGGGCGACGAGCTGCGCGTGATCGCGGCCACCGTGGTCGGTGGGACCAATCTGATCGGCGGGGTTGGCAGCGCCTTCGGCACGATCGTCGGCGCGGCGCTCATCGAGGTCATCCGCAACAGTCTGATCCTGCTCGGCGTCGACGCGTTTTGGCAGGGCACGGTCGTCGGCAGCTTCATTGTCGTCGCAGTGCTCTTCAACCGGCTCGGTGGCGAGCGGCAAGCGGATTGA
- a CDS encoding FadR/GntR family transcriptional regulator, translated as MFEREPVVGTMTAQVARIVGMRIVSGEFGPGDLLPVESELCTEYRVSRTTVREAIKQLTGKRLIEVTPKIGTRVLPFSDWNLLDRDVLAWRLNAQFDSKIVEDIFEMRICFEPRASFLAARHGSDDDLQLIERRYRELASAYASPSAHSDVRAVSEAVLEFHMAIIAMSQNGMFITIGSAIKAALRVSSEMLLRQAARPSEDIELHDAVRRRIVAREPEAASAAMTRLLEASRERMLRYTISPKDVVWRER; from the coding sequence ATGTTCGAGCGTGAGCCCGTCGTAGGGACGATGACCGCGCAGGTCGCGCGGATCGTCGGCATGAGGATCGTCTCGGGCGAATTCGGCCCTGGTGATCTGCTCCCTGTCGAAAGCGAGTTGTGCACCGAGTACCGTGTGAGTCGCACGACCGTGCGCGAGGCGATCAAACAGCTCACCGGCAAGCGCCTGATCGAAGTGACGCCGAAGATCGGCACGCGCGTGTTGCCGTTCTCGGACTGGAATCTGCTCGACCGTGACGTGCTCGCGTGGCGGCTCAATGCGCAATTCGATTCGAAGATCGTCGAGGACATCTTCGAGATGCGCATTTGTTTCGAGCCGCGCGCGAGCTTTCTGGCGGCGCGGCACGGCAGCGACGACGACCTTCAGCTGATCGAGCGCCGCTATCGCGAGCTGGCGAGCGCTTATGCTTCGCCGTCGGCGCATTCGGATGTGCGCGCGGTGAGCGAAGCGGTGCTGGAATTTCATATGGCGATCATCGCGATGTCGCAGAACGGCATGTTCATTACGATCGGCAGTGCGATCAAGGCGGCGTTGCGGGTGTCGTCGGAGATGCTGCTGCGGCAGGCGGCGCGGCCGAGCGAAGATATCGAGCTGCATGACGCGGTGCGTCGCCGGATCGTTGCGCGCGAGCCGGAGGCCGCGTCCGCCGCGATGACGCGTCTGCTCGAAGCATCGCGCGAAAGGATGCTGCGCTACACGATCAGCCCGAAAGACGTGGTGTGGCGCGAGCGTTAG
- a CDS encoding carbohydrate ABC transporter permease — MAADRPLTAGLPKARQRRFNYPLASWSNGLFVLPFVIVYVLLLVVPLMYGWWLSLQNVDLLGGTSEFIGLKNYLDLASDPIFRGAVRNTFYFVFMTVPMFVALGLALALVLNRPGRFCAALRAIFFGSSVLSVTIVTLVWKLVLMPGHGLLADVSRALNIPEYVPLVHEATALPMIAIVTVWWIVGLPMMLFLAALQQIPQELYEAAALDNATRWRTFVAITLPSIRRTVALVAVIEAVFQFQLFGQAQLLTGGGPNNASRPLVQFIYESGFRQWLFGYSAAAAQVLFALMLLGIAVQSWIVRRKDPA; from the coding sequence ATGGCGGCTGATCGCCCGCTGACGGCCGGTCTGCCGAAAGCGCGGCAGCGCCGTTTCAACTATCCCCTCGCGTCCTGGTCGAACGGGCTGTTCGTATTGCCGTTCGTGATCGTCTACGTGCTGTTGCTGGTCGTGCCGCTTATGTACGGCTGGTGGCTGAGCTTGCAGAACGTCGATCTGCTCGGTGGCACGTCCGAGTTCATCGGCCTGAAGAACTATCTAGACCTCGCGTCCGATCCGATCTTTCGCGGCGCCGTGCGCAACACGTTCTACTTCGTGTTCATGACCGTGCCGATGTTCGTCGCGCTCGGTCTTGCGCTCGCGCTCGTGCTCAATCGGCCGGGCCGATTTTGCGCCGCGCTGCGTGCGATCTTCTTCGGTTCGTCGGTGCTGTCGGTGACGATCGTCACGCTCGTCTGGAAGCTGGTATTGATGCCGGGTCATGGGCTGCTGGCCGACGTCAGCCGCGCGCTCAACATCCCCGAGTACGTGCCGCTCGTCCATGAAGCCACGGCGCTGCCGATGATCGCGATCGTCACCGTGTGGTGGATCGTGGGCCTGCCGATGATGCTGTTTCTCGCCGCGCTTCAGCAGATCCCGCAGGAGTTATACGAAGCGGCTGCGCTCGATAACGCGACCCGTTGGCGCACCTTCGTAGCGATCACGCTGCCGTCGATCCGGCGCACCGTCGCGCTAGTTGCGGTGATCGAAGCGGTGTTCCAGTTCCAGCTGTTCGGTCAGGCGCAATTGCTGACCGGCGGCGGACCGAACAATGCATCGCGACCGCTCGTCCAGTTCATTTACGAATCCGGCTTTCGCCAATGGTTGTTCGGCTATTCGGCTGCCGCGGCCCAGGTGCTGTTCGCGCTGATGCTGCTAGGTATCGCCGTGCAGTCATGGATCGTACGCAGAAAGGACCCCGCATGA
- a CDS encoding ABC transporter ATP-binding protein, which translates to MTGIQLNGVTKRYGETEVITGLDLNIHEGEFLVFLGPSGCGKSTLLRMIAGLEAVSEGQISIGGREVTHLPPARRDVAMVFQHYALYPHMTVYDNMAFGLRNSGVVASEINRRITEAARMLELDALLTRRPAQLSGGQRQRVAIGRAVVKEPEAFLFDEPLSNLDAALRTRTRVELARIHRRLSSTMVFVTHDQIEAMTLATRIVVMNRGRIEQIGAPLDIYRRPATRFVAGFIGAPAMNFIDVEPAGENGGRLRVRLPVDNVVIPTTIAAGRLPPGQLTLGIRAEHVVIDAAGALNGRAEFIERLGDRSLAHVSLASNQLIVIEIPREYELQPGDPLRMNLDAAHLHLFDANGSAHHGG; encoded by the coding sequence GTGACGGGCATTCAGCTCAACGGCGTGACAAAGCGGTATGGCGAGACGGAAGTGATCACCGGTCTCGACCTGAACATCCATGAAGGCGAATTCCTCGTCTTTCTCGGCCCGTCCGGTTGCGGCAAGTCGACGCTGCTACGCATGATCGCCGGGCTGGAGGCCGTCAGCGAAGGGCAGATCAGCATCGGTGGCCGCGAGGTCACGCACCTGCCGCCGGCGAGGCGCGACGTCGCGATGGTGTTTCAGCACTACGCGCTCTATCCGCACATGACGGTCTACGACAACATGGCGTTCGGCTTGCGCAACTCGGGCGTCGTCGCGAGCGAGATCAACCGGCGCATTACCGAGGCCGCTCGCATGCTCGAACTCGATGCGCTGCTCACGCGCCGCCCCGCGCAACTGTCGGGTGGTCAGCGTCAGCGGGTCGCGATTGGCCGCGCGGTGGTCAAGGAACCGGAAGCGTTCCTGTTCGATGAGCCGTTGTCGAACCTCGATGCGGCGTTGCGCACGCGTACCCGGGTCGAACTGGCGCGGATCCATCGGCGCCTCAGCTCGACGATGGTCTTCGTCACACACGACCAGATCGAAGCGATGACGCTCGCCACACGCATCGTCGTGATGAACCGCGGCCGCATCGAGCAGATCGGCGCGCCGCTCGATATCTACCGGCGTCCGGCCACGCGCTTCGTGGCCGGCTTCATCGGCGCACCGGCAATGAACTTCATCGATGTCGAACCGGCCGGCGAAAACGGCGGCCGTTTGCGCGTGCGCCTGCCCGTCGACAACGTCGTGATTCCGACCACGATCGCGGCCGGCAGATTGCCTCCGGGCCAACTCACGCTCGGCATCCGCGCCGAGCATGTGGTGATCGACGCGGCCGGCGCGCTCAATGGGCGCGCCGAATTCATCGAGCGCCTCGGCGACCGTTCGCTCGCGCACGTGAGTCTGGCCAGCAATCAGCTGATCGTCATCGAGATTCCGCGCGAGTACGAATTGCAGCCCGGCGACCCGCTACGTATGAATCTCGATGCTGCCCATCTGCATCTGTTCGACGCCAACGGGAGCGCGCATCATGGCGGCTGA
- a CDS encoding LysE family translocator produces MPNLSHFLSFGLVAFGMVLTPGPNMVYLISRSICQGRQAGLISLAGVALGFVFYMLCAAFGITALVLAIPYAYDALRFGGAMYLLYLAWQAVKPGGRSPFQVRDLPVDSRRKLFLMGFTTNLLNPKIAVLYLSLLPQFIDPSHGSIFHQSLALGATQIVISVCVNAAIATMAGSIAGFLASRPTWITLQRWLMGTVLAGLAVRMATEARR; encoded by the coding sequence ATGCCCAATCTAAGCCATTTCCTTTCATTCGGTCTCGTTGCATTCGGCATGGTGCTTACCCCCGGACCGAATATGGTTTATCTGATTTCACGCTCCATCTGCCAAGGTCGTCAAGCTGGACTTATCTCCTTGGCTGGCGTCGCCCTTGGTTTCGTCTTCTACATGCTGTGTGCCGCATTCGGCATCACCGCTCTGGTTCTCGCTATACCCTACGCCTACGATGCGCTCCGCTTTGGCGGCGCGATGTATCTGCTCTATCTTGCGTGGCAAGCAGTCAAGCCCGGCGGACGCTCACCATTTCAGGTCCGCGATCTTCCCGTGGACAGCCGTCGCAAACTGTTCCTGATGGGGTTCACCACCAATCTGCTGAACCCCAAAATCGCCGTGCTTTACCTGTCGCTATTGCCTCAGTTCATTGATCCGTCGCACGGCAGCATATTTCATCAATCGCTTGCGCTGGGTGCAACGCAGATCGTGATCAGCGTCTGCGTGAATGCAGCCATTGCGACTATGGCTGGCTCGATTGCCGGATTTCTCGCGAGCCGCCCGACGTGGATTACGCTTCAACGCTGGTTGATGGGCACGGTGCTAGCGGGCCTTGCAGTCCGTATGGCAACGGAAGCCCGCCGGTAA
- a CDS encoding OsmC family protein — MPLATASARLAADAPNYLVALEAGRHALAGDEGPHEGGEDRGPAPFEFVLAGLAACTSATLRMYMQRKGWPDGAIDVTATLHADQERNPYIRRTVKVDAPLDATQRARLAEICEKTPVTLFIKRGTRIDTTMMER, encoded by the coding sequence ATGCCGCTCGCCACCGCCTCCGCACGGCTCGCCGCCGATGCTCCCAACTATCTCGTGGCCCTCGAAGCCGGCCGCCATGCGCTCGCTGGCGACGAAGGCCCGCACGAAGGCGGTGAGGATCGCGGGCCCGCCCCTTTCGAATTCGTGCTTGCGGGTCTCGCCGCGTGCACGTCCGCGACGCTGCGCATGTACATGCAGCGCAAGGGCTGGCCCGACGGCGCCATCGATGTGACCGCGACGCTGCACGCGGACCAGGAGCGCAACCCGTACATTCGTCGCACCGTCAAAGTGGATGCGCCGCTCGACGCCACGCAACGGGCTCGACTCGCGGAGATCTGCGAAAAGACGCCCGTCACGCTCTTCATCAAGCGCGGCACGCGCATTGACACCACGATGATGGAGCGGTGA
- the arfA gene encoding arabinosylfuranosidase ArfA: MITSRLVVDRDFVVADLDRRLFGTFVEHMGRCVYTGIYEPDHPDADERGYRKDVMALTRELGPTIVRYPGGNFLSGYNWEDGVGPKAQRPKRLDLAWYSVETNQFGTNEFIDWCRELDIEPMYGVNLGTRGPDEARHFVEYCNHPGGTALSDLRHEHGYAKPHDIKFWCLGNEMDGPWQIGRKTADEYGRVALETAKLMRAVDPTIQLAACGSSTHDMPTYGAWEDRVLEHCFDQVDFISLHTYFENRHDSTAEFFGNIDVMDLFIKEIVAVADSVAARKHSSKRIMLSFDEWNVWYKARSINDLRKPGWPSAPRLIEEVYNAEDALVVGGALITMMNNADRVKTACLAQLVNVIGPIMTEPGGAAWRQTIFYPFSQASKFGHGRVLKPVIESPAYEAETFSEIAYLCAAVVDDRASGTTTIFALNRHLTDEMDLSIELRGLGVERTLDHALELHHPNMKAVNTREAPLTVVPATNEKISVDGEKLTARLKPGSWNVIVTTAAKRG; encoded by the coding sequence ATGATTACCTCCCGCCTTGTCGTCGACCGGGATTTCGTCGTCGCGGACCTTGACCGGCGCTTGTTCGGTACGTTCGTCGAACATATGGGCCGCTGCGTCTATACCGGCATCTATGAGCCGGATCACCCCGACGCGGATGAGCGTGGCTATCGAAAAGACGTGATGGCGCTCACGCGCGAACTCGGGCCGACGATCGTCCGTTACCCCGGCGGCAATTTTCTGTCGGGCTATAACTGGGAAGACGGTGTCGGCCCGAAGGCGCAAAGGCCGAAGCGGCTCGATCTCGCGTGGTATTCGGTCGAGACCAATCAGTTCGGCACCAACGAATTCATCGACTGGTGCCGCGAGCTCGATATCGAGCCTATGTACGGAGTCAATCTCGGCACGCGTGGACCGGACGAAGCGCGCCATTTCGTCGAGTACTGCAATCACCCCGGCGGCACCGCGCTATCGGACTTGCGTCACGAACATGGTTATGCGAAGCCGCACGACATCAAGTTCTGGTGTCTCGGCAACGAGATGGACGGCCCCTGGCAAATCGGCCGCAAGACCGCCGACGAGTACGGCCGTGTCGCGCTCGAAACGGCCAAACTGATGCGTGCGGTCGATCCCACCATTCAACTCGCGGCGTGCGGCTCGTCGACCCATGACATGCCGACCTATGGAGCATGGGAAGATCGCGTGCTCGAACACTGCTTCGATCAGGTCGACTTCATCTCCTTGCACACGTACTTCGAGAACCGTCATGACTCGACCGCGGAATTCTTCGGCAACATCGACGTGATGGATCTGTTCATCAAGGAGATCGTCGCTGTTGCGGACAGCGTGGCGGCGCGCAAGCATTCGAGCAAACGCATCATGCTGTCGTTCGATGAATGGAATGTCTGGTACAAGGCGCGCTCGATCAACGATCTGCGCAAACCGGGCTGGCCAAGCGCACCGCGCCTGATCGAGGAGGTCTACAACGCCGAGGACGCGCTGGTGGTCGGCGGCGCACTGATCACGATGATGAACAACGCGGATCGCGTCAAAACGGCGTGCCTCGCGCAACTCGTCAACGTGATCGGACCGATCATGACCGAGCCGGGCGGAGCCGCCTGGCGGCAGACGATCTTTTATCCGTTCTCGCAGGCGTCGAAGTTCGGTCACGGCCGCGTGCTCAAGCCGGTGATCGAATCGCCGGCCTACGAGGCCGAGACCTTTTCCGAAATCGCCTACCTGTGCGCCGCCGTAGTCGACGACCGCGCGAGCGGCACCACGACGATCTTCGCGTTGAACCGGCACCTGACCGACGAGATGGACCTCAGCATCGAATTGCGCGGCCTCGGCGTGGAGCGCACGCTCGATCACGCGCTCGAACTTCACCACCCGAACATGAAGGCGGTGAATACGCGCGAAGCGCCGCTGACGGTCGTGCCCGCAACCAACGAGAAGATCTCGGTCGATGGCGAGAAACTGACGGCGCGCCTGAAGCCGGGTTCGTGGAACGTGATCGTCACGACTGCGGCAAAGCGCGGCTAG